A stretch of DNA from Mesorhizobium onobrychidis:
TGATCCGGCATTTCCGCGGCGAGGTGGAGCGGCGTATCGACGAGTTTTCGCGCAATGCGCACCGGGCGGAGCCGGTGATGGTGGCTGCGGAATAGAGACGAATTCGAAATACGGGCGAGTGCCCGATTGGAATGCGGGCGAGTGCCCGATTTGAAATACGGGCAAACGCCCGATTTGAGGAAACAGGCCGAGGCATACGGAAGAAACGACCAGGAGACCACCTATGTCGCTGCATTCGAGACCCGATTATTTGATGCCAGATTTGGACCCGTTCGAGAAGATGAACCAGGACCTGACCAGGCTGATGCCGAAGGAGATGGCCAGCGCCGTCAATCTTCTGGCGCACCCTGTCGCGGGTGCGGCAGCGATGTCGGCGCTCGGTATCGGGCTTGCCAATCATGCCTTTGGGGTGTGGATGGGCGTGCTCTCGGGCGCCGCCGAGGCCTCGCAGCGGCTCTTCCAGCCGATGGTCGACGATTTCGATGCCAGGATCGAACGCTTTTCGGAAACAGGGACAAGCTCCTCGACCAAGGCGCGGGCGGCGACGAAAACCTTGATCGCCGAGGCGAAGTCCTTCGCCAGGGACGTGAATGACATAGCGGCGAACAGCATGGATGATGCACCGAGCGTGGTGGATGCGGCTGCCGCCCCGGCCGGGTTGATGCCCGAGGATTTCAAGCAGCCCAAGGCCATGGATCGCCCGGAAAATCCGGCCGACCTCAAGGCGATATCGGGCATCGGGCCGAAGCTGGAAGAGGTGCTGAACGGCTTGGGCATCTGGACTTACGGCCAAATCGCGGCATGGACGCCGGA
This window harbors:
- a CDS encoding NADH-ubiquinone dehydrogenase, translating into MSLHSRPDYLMPDLDPFEKMNQDLTRLMPKEMASAVNLLAHPVAGAAAMSALGIGLANHAFGVWMGVLSGAAEASQRLFQPMVDDFDARIERFSETGTSSSTKARAATKTLIAEAKSFARDVNDIAANSMDDAPSVVDAAAAPAGLMPEDFKQPKAMDRPENPADLKAISGIGPKLEEVLNGLGIWTYGQIAAWTPEEIAWVDDYLSFKGRIGRDDWLGQAAVLAAAKR